The DNA window CAAAAGTTCCAGAAATCTTAACACCAACTCTCCTAAACCAGAAGCTACAATTGTTAGTTAATGTTTTGCGCGACCAGTTTGGTCTGAGTCAACCTCGGATTGCGATCGCAGGACTCAACCCCCATAGTGGTGAGCAAGGGCAACTCGGTACTGAAGAAATGGATTGGATCATTCCCTGGGTGGAAGCCTCTCGCCAAGCCTATCCCCATCTCACTTTAGATGGACCAGTACCCCCAGATACCTTATGGGTTAAACCGGCTCAAGCGTGGTATAACGCCTCGTTTGCTGCCCAGACCCATGATGCTTACCTGGCACTTTACCACGACCAAGGGTTAATTCCGGTGAAAATGATGGCTTTTGATCGAGCAGTCAACACCTCCATTGGTTTACCCTTTATTCGCACATCACCGGATCATGGAACGGCCTTTGATATTGCCGGCCAAGGACTCGCCCATGCTACCAGCATGACCGCTGCTATTCAACTGGCCACTGAACTGGTTTACCAGAAAAGTGTTATTAGTTGATGACTTTTGCAAAATATCTTAATATAATTAGGGGTCTGATAGCGTAAAAATGGAAAAAGTTCTGTAGCCAGGGATACTGAACTTAAGCTAAAATCCAATGGATGGCGATCATCCAATTAATTGCCTATCTTCCCAAGTTCTCATAAACAATCATTCCAAACATCAAGAGGGTGAAAATGCTTCAATCTATCCGTTACTCCTTAGGCATGATTCAAGACGAGGCCCGCAGCCTTGTACAAAACGGAGTAATCAGTCGTCAGCAGCCCATTTATGTTCTTTGTAAATACATTCCTGCCCGTGAATGGGGTTACGTTGAATGTGAATTAGAAAACGGTAGTTTCTTGCTTAGAGACCGGATCGGAGACCTC is part of the Roseofilum reptotaenium CS-1145 genome and encodes:
- a CDS encoding DUF4327 family protein, with protein sequence MLQSIRYSLGMIQDEARSLVQNGVISRQQPIYVLCKYIPAREWGYVECELENGSFLLRDRIGDLLGREEWDND
- the pdxA gene encoding 4-hydroxythreonine-4-phosphate dehydrogenase PdxA, whose amino-acid sequence is MTHRLAITMGDPMGIGPEVILKALADRQLQEQIQMTVVGSASILQETYSRLAPHGQLLANPDDLSILDIPLPDEVAEELKLGEGNGASGWASFAYLQEAISQTLCGHFQGIVTGPIAKSAWKAAGYDYPGQTELLAEKSSTEQFGMLFVGRSPHTQWQLVTLLATTHIPLAKVPEILTPTLLNQKLQLLVNVLRDQFGLSQPRIAIAGLNPHSGEQGQLGTEEMDWIIPWVEASRQAYPHLTLDGPVPPDTLWVKPAQAWYNASFAAQTHDAYLALYHDQGLIPVKMMAFDRAVNTSIGLPFIRTSPDHGTAFDIAGQGLAHATSMTAAIQLATELVYQKSVIS